CCAGCATGGATTTCTTCACATAAGAATACTTCAGGTCATGGATGGGCTGCAGAATGACAGAGATTCCTGCTGTCAGCCAGACCAGAGCCTGTTGACCGTCAGGCCTATCCTCATGGAGCTAGAGAGACAGGACTCTACATTTGTggcttattacatttattcggtTTTACCGCTTCTGCACAGTACAGATAGTTAAGATCGCTAAACAAATGACACACAGGTGTTAGGTATGGTTGAGAGGCTTGGCCATTTATGTTCAGTTTCTTGGTGTGTGTGGTTACACATTCACTTGTGCGCAGTCTAGCTGGTGACAGAGCTACCTGGTCAGGTCCTGTCCTGTTCAGGTGGTTTTGGTAACAGTCAGAATCCCTGACTCAAATTCCTCAGAGAGGGGCAAAGGGAATGAGAGACTCACCTGGTTGGCACCATACCCAAAGGGTTTGCTGGACAGGTTAGTCATGACACTATGCAAGACAATGTCACCGCTGGTCGAACCGGAAGCAACGTAGGCATCGTTGCCATTGAAAGAGACGCAGGTCACCTCTTCCTTGTGGTCCTGTAAGGAAGAATCTCCTGTAAGATTTTGCAGGAAAGGGGAGAAAAGGATGcctgtttgcatgtgtttgatGACTCCAGTAAGGCACTACCTGAAGAGTGCGGTGCAGCTTCCTTGACTTCAGGTCCCAGATGTTGACAGAGCTGTCCAGGCCTCCACTCACAAGGAACTGAGATGTGGAGTTTAGACTGATACGGGTCTGCTTACCCTGGagaacacaaacatgcagacaTTAAACACGATAGGAAAGAGCTGCAGAGAGGCAATGATAGCTCACCTGTGCCTGTCACTCTCGCGGCCATTTGTCAACTCACCCCTTCTGCAAGTTCAATCAGCGGGACTGGAGACGACTTCAGACTGGACACCACCAGTTTGTCCCCGCTGGTACTGGCACTCACAAGATACTGATCTGAGCTGAGCTAAGGGACCCAACACAACATCTTCCTCTACAAATCCAAAAAGTTAAGTCAATGAATGCACAAAATGTTCATTCACCATTAAGTGGAAAATGAGGACATGCAACATCAGTCTCGAACTTAGCTTGGTTTAGCAGGTAATTGTACTTATAGAGCGATTTATATTTTAACCCATATATacacatctgtttgttttttttttttttttcttcccagagtGGATCAGGCTTAAAACCTTCTGAAAAGAACAAACGGCAGGGCTCTTCCTGGGACTGGAACCATTAACCTCCAGGTTTCACGATCACGTGCCAcctgtgtgtacagtacattatcATGCACAAGTCAGGCCGACTGGAGGATACTGTTGCTGCTCCAGCACACCCGGGACACGGGATGCCTCGCGTTGTGCGGGTTGAACTGCTCCAGCACCGTCAGCGACGCCGCGTTCCACACCTTGACGTCATCGCCCGAAGACACGAGGCGCGTGAGCTCTGCCATTGCCGGGGTCGCTCGGGAAGCGGCCGCCTGCGAGCCGgtgggagggaggaagagcGCTTTCTGTGCCTCGGGGGCTGCCGGAGAAAGACACGATTCGTCAGGAAACCGTCGGTACGTCCACCTATAGCACTCAGCAGTTTGTGGACTTAAATTCCAGAAGGTAAATAAAGGGTCAAGTTAGTTCAATTAAAATTCGGTTTTGATGACGTGGGCGGCGACGAAGCGAGACAAATTCACTCTAGATCTCAGACTTAGtcttagttagttagttagaaCCGCCACACTTAGAACTTCTGTAAACATCAGCAAACCGCTGCTTATTCAAGATACCAGTCATTTTAGCTGTATTTATTTCGTTGTTTCACATCTACAGTTACTGGCCGCTGTGAAATATTATTTGTGTAACTGTtagacttttttgtttttttccagctcagCTGCGCTGCTTAGCTTACTAGCTTCTGAAAATCAAGAGGGTGTGTTCGGTGAAAACTGGAAAATCGAAGTAACCCGACTTAATTATCTAGAGAATAGAATGCGTTTCACTGCTACCTTTCTAAAGATAACGTCGTCTTTCTGTTTCCGATGGTGCAACGATTTAACTATTTTTGTCCAGGTACTACTACTTCGCCGACAAGTTTCTTACCCTGGCAGGAATTTCCGCGCCTGTTGCACGACAAACCGTACGTACGGCTCGCCGAGAGGGCCACACCGTGCGACGACAGGACACGCGAGGGGACATGTTAAAAGACCGCGTTTTCCGTCCATGTTCGTCTCTTAAGCAGGAGATCAGTCTGGATTGCTTCGAATTCTTGCCCTGCTATCTCATATATCCCATAGTTCTCATATTAACCCATTTCCGCAAGTTACTTTTAAAGATCTGGGGAACGCTGTTCCTCAAAAGCAACGCACACATCAGGCTGGGTGACAAGTCAAGTGTCTTCAGCGACAACAGATATGCACGATTGTCAAAGCACAACTtgtttgtctcataccaccgTTTTATTGGCACACATTACTTAAGTAGCTGCCTGCGGAAGTGAGAATAAAATAGCAATGTCACACATTATAATAGCGGGAGGTCTTGGACAAGTTTCTATAGCTGTCAACAGTTTGAAGACACATGGTCCAAAAGAGACCCATTTTGGAAGCTGgggaggattcagcagttctgagggagtgAGAAAGTTCACTGCACCTCATCAGCGCCAAAGCCAAGAACCAGTGGGATTTTGATTCTGGACCTTTCGTGAGTGGGACAAGCTAGCAGCCAGGGGTGGAAGATCACGATGTTGCTGGGATGTATGGAAAGATCTGGACCTGTAGTTATATGAGTGCTGATTGCCTCAtcgttttgtaggccataaccagtaTTTTGAACTTTATATGGGTAGCTACAGAAGCCAGTGAAGACAAGGAGACATTGGAACCCTTTGGTAGCTCACCCATAACCAATGACTTTGTGAATCAGGTGAGATATGAGATACAGGTTCTAAAAATGTTGTAGGAAGTTATCTGCAAGGTCAGGTTATGGCTTTAGTGTGCTGAAAGAAGTAGAGGTGTGAGTCATTTCACACCCAACTTTTTAACTGATAAAGTGGGCAGAGAAACCTGTCAAAACCACCCATATGATCTACCTGATAGGTAAGATTCACAACGTTTTGTTGATGATCCTTTAATTCCGGGTTGTTCTAATGAGATAATGGGAATTTGGTGGCTGGACATTTTAAATGCTACATAGAACTTGAGCGAAATGAGAactgaggagaaggaggcagcTCTAGAACACTGGAGACATCTTGGTGTTGAAATGATCTTGAACTGAGACCAGTATCCGTCAAGGAGATCATTCTAGGCAAGGAATGCAAATATAAACGTGCATGCAAAAGTCTTAGAAAGAAGGCTTGTTGTAACAGCGATGAGACGTAGGCACTTTTGAAGAGAAATGGGAAGCAACCAcagtgagaaattaaaaatagactAAATAAAGAGTTGTTAGTGAGAAATAGTGTGTGGGGTAAAGTGGCGGCTCAGTGTGTAAGCAGGTCAGATTATGATCTCAGATAGGGGTTAAAATGCAGGAAGAGAAGGTGGTGGGTGTGGATAACATGCTACAGATGGCATCAGTTTTGTCTGTAAACAGCAATTCAAAATCTTGAGCGGTGAGGATGATGGAGGAGGGGCAAGGAGAGATGAAAATGTGCCAGGACATTTATGGGCGCCTGGCCTGTATgcagattcattcattcattcattcattcattcattcattcattgggAAATGGCAGAATAACAACAAGTCCATTATGAAAGTTACTTATACACTCTTTCTAATGATGTATTTTGCCCGAAACTATATGTTATTACTTAATtatatggaaaaagtaattgcaatTTAATGTAACTTTTCAGAAGCACTCATCTGATGATGGAAGTCAGAAGACGGAGTCAAAACCTGCATACTCAGACCCCTATGGAGGGACTGTGATTCTGAAACTCTGAAATTTGAGTGTCGCGAGACAAATCGGTTACTTGACTTTTTAAGTTATTGAAACAGGAGAATCGATCGCCCTGGGACGTCGCTCCACGGTGAATGAGAGTCATTGCTGTATTACAGCTACCTACTGGCAAAGTAATACAATTTTATAATGCAAAAGGGAAAGGTAACGTCAAACGATTTTTTCCTgaattgtgtgttttaaaaacctGTCTGTTTATTGGAGTTAACTTAACGTTTGCTCACACGTATAGTTACTGTTTAGCCACTAGACGGCGCTACTGTTACTTTGACGATGAAGGATCAAGAAGCCATTTTTGTGGTTCGGTCTATAACCGTTGTTTTAAACTggcttaaaattaaaaaagaaatgtttgacTTTTTAACCAATGTTCcgatgaatacatttttaaaagccgactgaaatattaatttcaaagcAATTCAGTACCTTGAATAAGAATTAATTCTATCTTTTTAAAAGGTATGAGaatttctattttaaatagTATATTTTATTAGGAGAACGGTTAATATTCAGGCGATAATGTTGAAATTTTCAGTTGCAGAGGAGTGTTGCTGGATGAGACCTCGTGGCGCAACGGTAGCGCGTCTGACTCCAGATCAGAAGGCTGCGTGTTCGAATCACGTCGGGGTCAGTTGTGTTTTTCTATTGTCCCACTTTCAACCAGGAGACGTGTCCAGATGATAATGTGActgacaaaaacacattttgcgTTCAATAGCTCAACACTGACATTCAGTTGTATTTCGTGAGACTGCGATGCCTGTGGATGGGCAAATTGCGGATAAGTCAGTGCAGTGGGAAGTTGTTATGGTACTCGGTTTAATTTAAATCatgagtgaataattataaGACAGTTATAAACACATTCTTTGTTGGAAACAGATTTACTTGCAACCACAAATTGTGCAGGTCTTCTGTGCTTTTGGATGATAGTGAGAAAGGAaccaaaaatatgcaaaattgtatatgtaacatacagtattttattataataatagtaaaggTTAGTTATCACAGTAATTTAGCATGTTCGGTGATGTAAACTATGGCAAATATTCCCACTATACACAGGCGGCATGTTGTAATGTATTGGGTCTTCAGGGCAGTTTATTGAAAGGCCACCGACTTTTGTTCATCATCcctaaaacagaaaaatgcgatgaaattatgatttttaacaTTACCCACGAATATCTATCCCTCCGGCGCTTTTTGATACACAGTATTTTCTACTGGAGAACGGGAAATGTAAACTTGTCAGTGAAGACCTGTTTTTGCGCGTTGATTTTGAAAGCGGATTTTGAAAATGCTAGGCCAAGTGAATGGATATCAAATGAATTGCgtaaatttatttacacttaagAGGAAATACTACGttattaattttactgcattatctaattaaatattcattcgTCTATATATTAACATGGAACGGCAACATTAAAATCACGGCTTAATTGTACAGTCATTACTGTCGAATTATTCTTGTCCTCATTTGCGCTTTTTTCAGCGCTCATATCTTCTTTCACTTTCAGCCAATGGTGGGGGTGTTTACTTCTCCGTACCGTCGAATAGCGTTTGATTTCACTTTCGGCCAATCGCACAGTCGATTGCCTCTCGGTGACATCCAGTAGCTTTTGAGTTTATTGGGTGGCGCTCAAATCTCCCCCCTTTTCTATCCGCCAGTGTTCAGTGACAGTGTGTGGTGTTTTAAACGCTGGGAAAACGGGAGAAAAGATCTTTGCAATTATTTCCATGCTTTCCTAACCCCGGGAAAAGGATTTAATATAAGAGAAGCAAAACGAAGCAGCCGAATTCAGCTGCCCGTCGCTGCTGCTTCGCTCCGGGAGAGGCGCCTGTTAGCCAACCTGCTAGTCAGCAGCTGCGTTTCTTTTTTGTCGTCGAGGGACCGCGCGCGCGCTGATCGTCGTCTCGCTCCTCGGAGAGacccccccctccggccccgCAGACATGTTCCTGGAAGACCCCTCGGTTCTCACCAAGGACAAACTGAAAAGCGAGTTGCTGGCCAACAACGTGGCGCTTCCCACCGGCGAGCATAAGAAGGATGTGTACGTGCAGCTGTACCTGAAGAACTTGACCGTGCAGAACCGGAGGAGCGGTGGCGCTCCGGACGCCTTCTCGAGCGACGAGGACCTGCCCCCCCCGGTGGTGACCAACAGGAGCCGTTCGGGCCGGGTGAGAACTGTCGAGCACGCGCACTCCGGATGTGGCGCGCACGTGTTGTAACTTATCGCGCGGAGAAACGCTCAttcattgcattattattatttttttattattattattattattattattattattattatcgttgttGTTGTAACTTAAGGTACTTGTAATCGGGCCGCAGATTTTGCGGAGTGTGCGCCGATCCAGTCTCACTAAATGAAAGGCGGTGAAGTTGCGGCACCTGTCAGACAGTGGCAGACAGGTGCCGCACCAGACCAGTCATCTGCTGTGACTCACTGCACTTCCACTGACTGTCGGATGAATTTCCTGGGCTTATGCCTCGTACCCCCGCAACAACAACAGTATGATCGCTGGGTGTCACTCTGATAATTGCcgttgattcccccccccccagtcaccCATTGCTACATGAAAACGTGGTCGTTCCTGCTCCACTccgttttccctccaaaagtgAGCACATGCGTGGCGCGATGGCGCCAGTTTTCCCGCTTCACTCAGTTCCGGGACAGAAAATAGCTGCAAAAACTTGTTTTTACGTGCATCTGTGTCAGACACAGAAAATTACCGGTGTTTTGTGTATGAAGTGAAGAAATCTACCCGGTTCACAGTGAGTGTATTATTGCACGCTTTCTGTCGAATTAGTCGCTTGGAACCACAGTGACAAATGCTTAAGggactattatttttattcgcGTTTTCCTGCGGAAAGTGCAGAGTTAATGCTATTCGGCTGCTGCTTCCAATCCGTGCTTTTCACTTTAGCCGTGCGAGTGGGATGATGGCTTGTGATGCACATACATACGTGCCCTGTTTTGGCGAGGTAGAGGCGGAAGACGCTTTTATTCTATTATTTCATCAGTACTTTTGTCCACGCTGCCTTACTGAATACACTAAACTCGGGTATTTATATATAAGTAGTTATGCATCCACACAtcttgatttttattgtactcTGAGGACAGTCTGTCCACAGCGATACTACAAACACAACCTATCTGCATTCCATAGGGAAACATTGTGCCATTGTGCCTTACAATACCCatattgtattgtttttccaCTCTGGAATGTGGGGATctactgggttttttttgtattcgAAAACATACTATCAAACTGGAAAGAAATTGTTAGCAAGAAATACAACAGGTGCTTGTTTTTGCAAGCTCTATGgaacttttcctttttattattgtcaCTTCTTAGAGCAGAAGAGGAGGTCAGCAGGCACTGAAGCAGGGAACGCGCTGTGTGCATTTTCTGTTCTTCTAGTTtcttgaccaaggtgacttgagAAGATGTAGGCAAGGATCATATGTTGTCAGACTCTTTATTATTGTGGGTAATTGACTGATCTGCTGTGTTTCATAGTTGATTTCAATCTGGTAGTGTGACCTTGATCATATGAGGGGAAATTTCTTTGGGTTTCATAAATGGCATTGCTGTTGTCTTCAAAGTTTTGATATATCGTAAATCACTTTAGCTGAGTGTCTGCCGCTTCCACCTCCCCGCATTTTTGTTGAACTTGGCTGTGAGTGGTGAGAGAGCCTGTTGTGGGTTATCTTGTTTATAACAGGTTATGTGCGGCTCAGGTTACTGGCTTTGGCGCCATGCATGTCGCTTTTTTGCTGATCGTGTGCACGACTACCAGCGATGCAAAAAAGGAAGAGGGTGTGTCTAGTAAGAAGGAGCATGTGCCCATGAGGATGGGAGAATGGTGACATATTATGAATGAAACAGTGCTctgcttgtttttcttgttgGGACTAAAAGGATCAGAGAGTGTCCATTTCATCCAAATTCTTAGGTCCTGCTTGTCACTAACACCACTTTGAAGTAAAGACCCCAAGCTCTGAGTTGCAGCCCCATTCAAAATGCTGGACTCTGAACAATTTAGTCAAGAGCAGGGAtctattttctgtaattttaacTGTCTAATTTTGAATATGTGATTTTTGACAGAACCTTGCTTTTCTGTGGAAATTCTAcattaatgtatattttatgagGAATTTGACATCTTGCTTAAAGAGACCTGCTGGGATTGTTAAAGAAAGAGATGAATCCTCAGTCCTCAAGTTAGCTCTTGAAACATCTTGTCTTTTTGGGAAAAGATATTTGGAAAAGGGCAGGCTGACTGAAGTCTATGCAATTCCTGGTGACCTTTAAACTTTCTGGGACTTCACAGCGAGTTGTTCCTCTCAAGCAATGGGTCTGGAATATCCATCACAGGATTGTGAGAAGGAAAGGTGTCTTGTATTACAGGCTGCCTTTGCAGCATTTGGAGTCATTTTCCCATGTCATATCGTGAGGTTGTTTAATTGTGAAACCGATCTTGAACTTTGTACGGTTGATTGTAGAACTTGCTGTGCTTAGCCAATGGTGCTGTGCAGCCCATACTGTTAAACTTACTGGCAGCATGAGGGCCCTCTGGATGTTAGCCAGATATATCTAAATGTAGTCTCCATCTGGGGCCTGGGagtagacattttttttctttttcaagtcAATCTCTTTATTGAGGAAATGCCTCCCTAGTTCCCCAGTCCCAGGAATGTCTTCCCTTGCCAGTTCTCTCTGATGGACAGGTTAACTCCCCAACCTCAGTTTTGGGGAAAGGAAGGATCAGCTCCACATTATATAATATCCTAGTGTTCAACTTGGAAGTAATGCAATTACTGGGCGACACTGGCCAACATGCGAgtaggacatgggttcgatccccgctcagtctgtgtggagtttgcatgttctccccgtgtctacgtgggtttcctcccacagtccaaagacatgctggtcaggttcccccatagtgtgtgagtgacagagagtgtgtctgttccactgatgtatggatgagtgacccattgtaagtagtgtatctagcagtctaagtcaccttggtgagtaaggggtgtaggctgataacactacatagtatccgttggaaatcagcttggagaaaagcctctgcttaataattgtaaatgtaagtcattttgACCATTTTAATAGCATTTGGTGGTATTTTTTTCgtaaatgggtgtcaatttgGATGTTCAGGAACACGTGGAAAATTTTCCCATTGGATTAAATGGTAATTGTGTCTTTGATTTATGGGAATTCATGAGAACCTTGCAAAGGGCTGTTGAGGAATGAAATTCTTTCATCACCTGAGGAAACACTTCAGCTTGCCCCCCTGAAAGGGTTAACTCCCTGCCAGCTAAACTTCTGTAAGGGAGATCGGTCACAGACATGGCCATGTCTGCTGTCCTCCTTGGCCATTTCAAGAGGTGTGGACAGGCCCAACAGTCGCTGCAAAGACTTCCATCTTTCCTTGTGTCTGGAGAGGAAATAATACTGCCCTGAGGCACACAGGTGGGTGCCATATGTAGTAAGAACCCATGCTCTTAGAGACACCCTGTCATAAGGCAACTGAGCAGGGTACAGTACACATCTCGCTGTGCCTTGGAATGTGAAGCAATATCcatctgcttttcatttatcaCATGTCTGTCTGTTTACAATGCCACACCCCCAGCAGTGTAGTTTCACACTTGCTGTACCAGAAAGCAAGTTGATCCTTGCCACTAAGTGAGTTGGAACCTTTTAAAAGCCGCCTGAACCATTCCACCCATGATGGGTCTGAACTTTGAGGGTGAAAACAGCTTGCGATCCTGTCATACTGCCACATTAAGCCTTGTTCCGTCTGGCTCTCCATAGGTTTTGCCAGCTGTGCAGGATTAGAGCCCTGAAAGAAGCATGCTCCCAGCAGTTTTGTAGGAATGTAGCCCTTTGTGTTGGAGTAATTGTCCCTTGTGTACCTGTACTGCACATATATGACTGCTCTGTAAACTTGTCTAAGACCTAGCGTCTGTTTCTTATGGCTGCCATTCAGCATTTATTGGAATATTTAACAACCCCAACAGAAAGCCACAAGAAAGACGGACAAACCCCGGCCAGATGAGGTGGATGTCAGCGAGCTTACTGATGAGGACCTGAAAGACCAGCTGTTGAAATATGGCATCAGTGTTGGACCCATCGTGGGTGAGTAACACGTGTGCACGTGTTTTCATGTATTGGTCACTTTTCCTTCTATTATCTTGCTCTACTTTTTATGTCTTAATGTCTCCAGCTCTAGTGAAAAGTGAGTACACTTGGGGGGAAACTAGTTGGGTTTTTCTTCCGCATTCTAACGAGTTTTAGCAGGAAATCAGCCAATATGTCTTCTCAGCTTTTCTGTAGGAATTGTTACAGATACAGGGCATTTGTCAGTGACATTGCACTCTTTTCTCCCATTTATCTGAAACAAATATTGATCAGGTTGCTCCAGTGTATTCAGACTTTTTACTGGAAGTGTACATCTGACTGTGAGTAGTTCAGTGCTCAAGGACCATGAAATTTAACCAAAAAGCTGCAGGTACAGGGCTGTGCTGTATCCTTAAGCTTTGTAGTTAAGCTGAGGTTAGTGCTTCAGCCTAAGAAATAatcttcttccctttttttaagCCTCCACCCGCAAGCTGTATGAAAAGAAGTTGCAGAAGCTGCTGGACCAGGGCCCTCCTGAGGCTGCACCACCCATTGTTGCCCCCCTAAAGCCAGATGGTAACCAGAATGGCAACACTGATTCTGACCAGTACAGTGACAAGGAGGAAGGTAATTTAAGTATAAACTCAGACTGAGCAGTAATGCAAACATTTGTAAGTGGAAGCTGCTCTTTCAGTtaaccccctcccctcccttccctcccTTCCCTCCCTTCCATAATCACTTCACAGAAGAGCAGGTGGAGGCAGAACCAGAGCTAGAGCCTGAGCCTGAGCCAGTTCCTGTGGTGGAGAAGCGTGTGAGGAGCAGGGGAAAGACTCCAGTCAGCCTGCGAGCCCGCCGCCTTGAGACCAATAGGGTGGGTCTCCTGCTCGCACACACAGGCTTTCGCATATACCGTTAATCTGACCATCACTGGACAGCCCAGTCaatcacagtatttttttaaatgtattttcaagaaTTCACACCTTTTTTTTGCAACAGCAGCATCACTGGGTCATAGCAACATAACTATGTAAAAAATATAGACAGTATGATCCAGTAATATAGTTCAGCATTGTCCAGAACCATTGTCAACAAAATATTACTATTTAGTTAGTAAAGCTAAAGAAAATATGGATAAGAAATATCCTATTAAGTTTTGAATTCATTAAGAAGACGAatccatttaatttatttacttttgaaTATTTGAAAGGACGTGCAAGTTTTTAAAGCAAGACTGCAACATTggtaatacatacacacacacacacacacacacacacacacacacacacacacacacacgcacattatcagaaccgctcgtcccatacggggtcacggggaaccggagcctacctggtaacacagggcgtaaggctggaaatAAGAACTAGAAGACATGATCCCTTGAAGTAGAAACCCAAGGTGCAAAAACCAGACTATAACCAGCAAAAAAGTTGTCCCCCCACCCTCATTATGGGAACCTGTAAAGCACTTCATGTATGGCTGCCAGATGGGGACTGCATCTCTGTAACTTCTCACTAAACATCCCTGCCTACACTttccccctgggcacctccataaataaaaatctaaggAGTTATACTCCCCCCCCAAATAGTAAAATGTACAGTCATTTAATTCCACATAGACATCATCCAGTTTTACAAAATTAGTTTCCATACAGCTCATTCATGTTTTGTAACACATACATGGCTCTCTCAACTAGGTAATATTTGACCAATGAAATCTCTCATCTCATTACTCATCACTTTCATCCAAGCTACCAGGTTGAACTCTGAAGAACTAGTTTGCTGGGCAACAGAACAGACAACAAGAGCCCCAATTCCTCCTCCTTCGATGAATAGCTGATATGCATCTGTAACAAACCCTTGAGTGCTTGGTCTatgttagtcttttttttttttttttttttttaaaaaaaaaaaaacaagctctACTTTCGTTCACCATTTCTAGAGCGTTGTTGAGGGGAAGGAGATTTGATAATATTTgtcaaaatgtgttaaaatctGTCCATTTAAATACCACCAAAATAAGGGTTAGAAGTTATCACAGTTGTGGGTCTCTAGAGTGGAGTCAGAAGCTAAACAGTAATCCTGGAAAATGGCCACGTGACAAGTTGTACTTGT
Above is a genomic segment from Scleropages formosus chromosome 2, fSclFor1.1, whole genome shotgun sequence containing:
- the tmpoa gene encoding thymopoietin a codes for the protein MFLEDPSVLTKDKLKSELLANNVALPTGEHKKDVYVQLYLKNLTVQNRRSGGAPDAFSSDEDLPPPVVTNRSRSGRKATRKTDKPRPDEVDVSELTDEDLKDQLLKYGISVGPIVASTRKLYEKKLQKLLDQGPPEAAPPIVAPLKPDGNQNGNTDSDQYSDKEEEEQVEAEPELEPEPEPVPVVEKRVRSRGKTPVSLRARRLETNRVEQRLTAGDQTPRVDGKDILKEMFPNEVSTPTGISATCRRPIRGAAGRPLTPSDFWLDEKLLRRTERVETTSYEESCSIPRLSAPLSSSSRAAGGTVAPPAGQVCSRRSFPVWVQLVLLSIVAGFLFFVYQAMETNQLNPFGQESASVAQSGSTGESTSK